The window TATACTCTCCTCTCTTCATTCTTCGTGTCATCCATTTCCACTAAACTCTCTCTCCCGTAGGGCAAATCCATCTTCCCCCCTAAGTTAACCATCTTCCAACTTTTCATGTCGGCCATGGCATCGGCGCAGATGGAGCCACTCATATCAGGAGCTAGCAATCGCATCATTCCAATCCTTAAAACCCTAAGACATTTACTCGTCATTCTCCAAACAATTTTTTTCTCCCTCTCTTGCTTATCTTCCCTCATCATCGCTCCTCTCACCCTTTGTCGACGGAATTGTTTCTGAAGCGGCATCTCTTTGGCGACTTGAGGAGGAGGATACTTTAAGGAGGAGAGCTCTTGCCGAGGGCATCGATATGACCGATGATGGGGACTGCCAGTGCCAATGGAATACTTATCTCCTTGCCGGTGTTAGATGGAACGCACTCTTTTGCCGTTCGTGGTTACGGGTCAACGGCAATTTGAAGTAAGTTTGTGTTTCTTATTTGCTTTTTATTATTTCGTTTTGAATGTTTATCTTAACAGGATTTCATCTAGTATTGGAATTTTGGTGGTTTGACAAGGAAATGGATTTGATTTTATCTTTTTGTAACATAGGGGcgaaattgatcttgtttggaaaTATTTGTGTTAAATTTGAATCATTTCATACTTATCCAATTTGCACTTTCCTGAAAATGTTAGGGTCAAATTTGGAAGTTAtccctatattttttttttatgcatgAACAGGCTCCATATTCTGCTATAGAATAACTCATTTTAACTGTTCTGGTTTTTTCAAGTTGGAATGATGTACTTGATGTGTTGGAACATGCTTTCAATGCTAATGGCATCACATATATCCGGATGAAAGGAGGCAGGTAAATGGATATATAATCTATTAAACATCCTTGATTACATAATATCGTATTGTTTTACCACAACCTAAAAGCAGCTTTCCGTAAATACAAAATTGCTTTCTTTAAAAGCTGGAAAAATTTGGAAAGCTGCTTTTAGGAAAAGCTATGATTTGTTAGTTCTTAAACGAAGTTGTGAACGGACATTCTTAGTTCAATTTCCACATTGCTTTGTCCTAAGGTTTCCGATCAGCTTTGTCATAATGAAACTTGCATTGATTCTAATAATCATAGCAAAGTGCTCACTTCAGTCTTTCTTGGATTGGGAaatttgcagataaaaaaaacttCCATTTTCAAATTGGAGTTGTTCCGTATGTGAAAAAATTCCGGTAATCATAAAGTGTTTTACATGTAACCAGAATAATTGAAAAACAAATAGAAATTTTTGAACTTGAGTTGATCTTGTCATTTATGGCCTTCATTTTTGTGGCATTGTGAGTGTAGGAAAGCTCATATTGGCATCAGCCAATTGAGGGGACAGAACAGCAATCCGACATGGACTGGAAAAGTGCGAGGTGAGAAAGAATCACCAAGATCCATACAAGTTCTAATGTTGTTAATCCAGCATGGAGAAAATGGACTTAATCTCCTAGAAGCACAACATGTTGTTCTCATTGAGCCATTACTTAATCCTGCAGCAGAAGCTCAGGCAATCAGCCGAGTACACTGAATCGGACAGGAACATAAGACGCTTGTCCATCGTTTTATGGTAAGTTCTTGTGCTGCCTCATTTCATTTACATTACTTGAAAAttttgtgctattttgtacgtggggcctaaattgatacttttccaaaaaccataggcctattttgatactttaTCCCTTGAATTTAATTAGACTGTTTGGCTAAGTTGATGAATTATGTTAATTTGCGTTGAGATTACTAGTTCGATCATGGCTTTGGATTATGGTTCAAAATTGCCAATTGTCATTTTAGATTGTTTTGAACTCAAAAGTTTTTATTGGATTGTCTGATTTGTGATTTGATAATTGAGGCAATTGTTATATTATATGTGCTGCTTATTCAGCCACAGGAAACAATCATTATGAACTCAAAACCACAGGAGTACCTGTTTCCTTTTTGGTCACTCAACCAGAGGAGCTGTGGTTTTGAAAGTAAGGCATAGAATGATCTTacatattttattctttatatgTAGGTATTAAAGCTTAAATCAATTGCACATGCAGCTACACATCTCCGCATAGAGAACATGCTAGAGGGAATTGTACTGACATCACCAGTTTTCCGTGTTAAGCCAGCACATCC is drawn from Euphorbia lathyris chromosome 9, ddEupLath1.1, whole genome shotgun sequence and contains these coding sequences:
- the LOC136206315 gene encoding uncharacterized ATP-dependent helicase C144.05-like isoform X1, which produces MQAASLWRLEEEDTLRRRALAEGIDMTDDGDCQCQWNTYLLAGVRWNALFCRSWLRVNGNLNWNDVLDVLEHAFNANGITYIRMKGGRKAHIGISQLRGQNSNPTWTGKVRGEKESPRSIQVLMLLIQHGENGLNLLEAQHVVLIEPLLNPAAEAQAISRVH
- the LOC136206315 gene encoding uncharacterized protein isoform X4, whose amino-acid sequence is MQAASLWRLEEEDTLRRRALAEGIDMTDDGDCQCQWNTYLLAGVRWNALFCRSWLRVNGNLNWNDVLDVLEHAFNANGITYIRMKGGRKAHIGISQLRGQNSNPTWTGKVRAEAQAISRVH
- the LOC136206315 gene encoding uncharacterized protein isoform X5 translates to MQAASLWRLEEEDTLRRRALAEGIDMTDDGDCQCQWNTYLLAGVRWNALFCRSWLRVNGNLNWNDVLDVLEHAFNANGITYIRMKGGRKAHIGISQLRGQNSNPTWTGKVREAQAISRVH
- the LOC136206315 gene encoding uncharacterized protein isoform X3 is translated as MQAASLWRLEEEDTLRRRALAEGIDMTDDGDCQCQWNTYLLAGVRWNALFCRSWLRVNGNLKKAHIGISQLRGQNSNPTWTGKVRGEKESPRSIQVLMLLIQHGENGLNLLEAQHVVLIEPLLNPAAEAQAISRVH
- the LOC136206315 gene encoding uncharacterized ATP-dependent helicase C144.05-like isoform X2; this encodes MTDDGDCQCQWNTYLLAGVRWNALFCRSWLRVNGNLNWNDVLDVLEHAFNANGITYIRMKGGRKAHIGISQLRGQNSNPTWTGKVRGEKESPRSIQVLMLLIQHGENGLNLLEAQHVVLIEPLLNPAAEAQAISRVH
- the LOC136206315 gene encoding uncharacterized ATP-dependent helicase C144.05-like isoform X6; this encodes MKKPSVLRRSGPLLTQHASWNDVLDVLEHAFNANGITYIRMKGGRKAHIGISQLRGQNSNPTWTGKVRGEKESPRSIQVLMLLIQHGENGLNLLEAQHVVLIEPLLNPAAEAQAISRVH